The following are from one region of the Amblyraja radiata isolate CabotCenter1 chromosome 46, sAmbRad1.1.pri, whole genome shotgun sequence genome:
- the LOC116968759 gene encoding transcription factor Sp5-like → MLNATCGRVGQVGPTSAAIPQFQYDSPMGSKSGMFQFWSNDAFGSSHTMSFSPPKAQYALGTAPSALGSQELSLTPPTESVYTYELSSLKILTTSVLESSAYPYPEANGIAPSFPNLIPSSSALPNRHVSPGHPDEIPWWSMQEPSPVNPHHLPFGRAVVLGHQSQLPSTFLQSSSKGLLNCARRCRRCRCPNCQSPGSSKDQGKKKQHVCHVPGCGKVYGKTSHLKAHLRWHAGERPFVCNWLFCGKSFTRSDELQRHLRTHTGEKRFCCQECGKRFMRSDHLSKHTKTHQNKRMKHHGVSLANIKME, encoded by the coding sequence ATGTTGAATGCCACCTGTGGAAGAgtagggcaagttggaccaacctCTGCAGCCATTCCCCAGTTCCAATATGACTCGCCGATGGGGTCCAAGTCTGGAATGTTTCAGTTTTGGAGCAATGATGCCTTTGGAAGCTCTCACACGATGTCCTTCAGTCCTCCAAAGGCTCAGTATGCTCTTGGGACAGCGCCATCAGCTTTGGGATCACAGGAGCTTTCCCTGACCCCTCCAACAGAATCGGTCTACACTTATGAGTTGTCTTCTCTGAAGATCCTGACTACTTCAGTTTTGGAAAGTTCGGCCTATCCTTACCCCGAAGCTAACGGAATTGCTCCGAGCTTCCCCAACCTTATTCCCAGTTCTTCAGCGTTGCCAAATAGACATGTATCGCCCGGTCATCCTGACGAAATTCCATGGTGGAGCATGCAAGAGCCCAGTCCTGTCAATCCTCACCATCTCCCGTTTGGAAGAGCTGTGGTTTTGGGCCATCAAAGCCAATTGCCATCTACTTTCCTTCAGAGCTCTTCCAAAGGTCTTCTGAACTGTGCCAGGCGCTGTCGGAGATGCAGGTGCCCCAACTGTCAGTCTCCAGGCAGTAGTAAAGACCAGGGTAAGAAGAAGCAGCACGTCTGCCACGTTCCTGGCTGTGGCAAAGTCTATGGAAAGACCTCCCACCTGAAAGCCCACCTGAGGTGGCACGCTGGAGAACGCCCCTTTGTTTGCAACTGGCTGTTTTGCGGGAAGAGCTTCACCAGGTCTGACGAGTTGCAGAGACACCTGAGAACTCACACTGGGGAGAAACGCTTCTGCTGTCAGGAATGTGGCAAGCGGTTCAtgaggagtgaccacctctccaaGCACACCAAAACCCATCAGAATAAACGGATGAAACACCATGGAGTGAGTCTGGCAAACATCAAAATGGAGTGA